The proteins below come from a single Falco rusticolus isolate bFalRus1 chromosome 8, bFalRus1.pri, whole genome shotgun sequence genomic window:
- the CCDC93 gene encoding coiled-coil domain-containing protein 93 isoform X2 yields the protein MVVPRGQEHQAPQEVETREDEEQNIKLTEILELLVAAGYFRARIKGLSPFDKVVGGMTWCITTCSFDIDVDLLFQENSTIGQKIALTEKIVSVLPKMKCPHRLEPHQIQGLDFIHIFPVVQWLVKRAIETREEMGDYIRSYSISQFEKTHRLPEDDEFMQRKEKAVKAVTDICEVYKPQRKYKRQKGAEELLDEESKVHATLLEYGRRYGFSRQSGKTEQAEDKKIALPPGLAAAGKAEPCDEDDLQAAEELRIKTLMTGMAAMATEEGKLTASTVGQIVGLQSDEIKQIVSEYAEKQSELSAEERPERLGAAQQHRRKVASLNKQILQKTKLLEELQAKCTDLQAKCTEAKKTLTEVKSYSEKLDKELAALETIESQADSSLLQSLRALVAMNENLKSQEQEFKAHCREEMERLQQNIENLKAEAVENGEEQEPNRIIEQQYKTEKDKLQKIRLLLARRNREIAVLQRKIDEVPSRAELTQYQKRFIELYSQVSATHKETKQFFTLYNTLDDKKVYLEKEVNLLNSIHDNFHQAMASSGSREQFLRQMEQIVEGIKQNRMKVVDIMSDSASNRL from the exons ATGGTGGTCCCCCGGGGACAGGAGCACCAGGCCCCCCAGGAG GTTGAAACGAGAGAAGATGAGGAACAGAACATCAAGCTGACTGAAATTTTGGAACTGTTGGTGGCGGCTGGGTATTTTCGAGCAAGAATCAAGGGGTTATCACCGTTTGACAAG GTGGTAGGCGGCATGACGTGGTGTATCACTACTTGCAGCTTTGATATCGATGTTGATTTATTGTTTCAGGAAAACTCTACTATTGGTCAAAAAAT TGCCTTAACTGAAAAAATTGTGTCTGTATTACCAAAAATGAAGTGCCCTCATCGTTTGGAACCACATCAGATCCAGGGACTGGATTTCATTCATATATTTCCTGTTGTACAG tggctGGTGAAACGTGCAATAGAAACAAGGGAAGAAATGGGAGACTATATCCGTTCTTACTCTATATCGCAGTTTGAAAAAACTCATAGGTTACCAGAG GATGATGAATTtatgcaaagaaaagagaaagctgtcAAAGCAGTTACTGATATCTGT GAGGTTTACAAGCctcaaagaaaatataaacGTCAGAAGGGAGCTGAAGAACTGCTAGATGAGGAATCAAAGGTTCATGCTACGCTTCTGGAATACGGCAG GAGATACGGATTTAGCAGACAAtctggaaaaacagaacag gctgaagataaaaaaattgcactacctccagggctggcagcagcaggaaaagctgagCCTTGTGATGAAGATGACCTTCAGGCCGCTGAAGAG CTTCGCATTAAAACTCTGATGACTGGAATGGCTGCAATGGCAACAGAAGAG GGCAAATTGACAGCAAGCACAGTTGGTCAAATTGTTGGACTCCAGTCAGATGAGATCAAGCAAATAGTGTCAGAATACGCTGAAAAG CAATCTGAGCTTTCTGCTGAGGAGCGACCAGAAAGGCTTGGAGCTGCCCAGCAACATAGAAGGAAGGTGGCATCTCTGAATAAGCAGATTTTGCAAAAAACGAAACTCCTGGAAGAG TTGCAAGCTAAATGTACTGATCTGCAGGCAAAATgtacagaagcaaaaaagacaTTAACAGAG GTTAAGAGTTACAGTGAAAAGCTGGACAAGGAATTGGCAGCCTTAGAAACAATAGAATCCCAAGCAGATTCTAG CTTATTACAGAGTCTGCGAGCGCTGGTGGCCATGAATGAAAACCTAAAAAGCCAGGAGCAAGAGTTCAAAGCACATTGTAGG gaagaaatggagaGACTTCAACAAAATATTGAGAATTTGAAAGCTGAGGCAGTGGAAAATGGGGAGGAACAG GAGCCGAACAGGATTATAGAACAGCAGtacaaaactgagaaagatAAACTTCAAAAGATCCGGCTGTTACTG GCAcgaagaaacagagaaatagCCGTTTTACAACGCAAGATTGATGAAGTACCCAGCCGAGCTGAGCTAACGCAGTATCAGAAGAGATTTATTGAACTTTACAGTCAAG tttcaGCAACTCACAAAGAAACGAAGCAGTTCTTTACCCTTTATAATACACTGGATGATAAGAAAGTATATTTGGAAAAGGAG